A single window of Synechococcus sp. CBW1004 DNA harbors:
- a CDS encoding iron uptake porin, with product MKPFQKFLLAPVVAGLASPLAASAGELNLSDVNRYARSSSAAQVTSISQFSDVRPTDWAYQALSNLIERYGCVAGYPNGTYKGGQAMTRYEAAALLNACLDRISEVTDELKKLMAEFEKELAVLRGRVDGLEAKVGELEATQFSTTTKLQGDTVFVLGAPAFGGSQDAPSQASGAGRNANRYAATNRENWGATTFNYDVRLNLNTSFTGKDLLYTRLRAGNFANSAFSGQPYNLMALDRAYSTNGENDVLGIDRLYYRFPIGSSFTALIGAKARNTEFLAIRPSFYDAGLLDVFALHGAPATYNKATGAMGGLMWKQKVKKGNPYFAISTSYVAPNGDNGNPNEGGLFNDASRASFTTQIGLAAPQWALTAAWRYGQCDDNMTRRGTQFARQRLDCAYDDGGSAYSNNFAVTAAWQPVTTGWIPSISLGWGISSINQADFDVDQAYGSPNNITQTQSWSVGLQWKDAFAKGNSLGMAVGQPTFVTALENNDGFDGPNDGNYAWEWWYRFQVTDNISITPALFYLSRPNGQYTANGETNNVFGGLIQTQFKF from the coding sequence ATGAAACCCTTCCAGAAGTTCCTGCTGGCCCCCGTGGTCGCGGGGCTTGCCTCTCCGCTTGCGGCCTCCGCAGGCGAGCTGAATCTGAGCGATGTCAATCGCTATGCACGCAGCAGCAGCGCTGCCCAGGTCACCAGCATCAGCCAGTTCTCGGACGTGCGTCCGACCGACTGGGCCTATCAGGCGCTCTCCAATCTGATCGAGCGCTACGGCTGTGTCGCCGGTTATCCCAATGGCACCTACAAGGGTGGCCAGGCGATGACCCGTTATGAAGCCGCCGCTCTGCTCAACGCCTGCCTCGATCGCATCAGCGAGGTGACCGATGAGCTGAAGAAGCTGATGGCCGAGTTCGAGAAGGAACTCGCCGTGCTGCGCGGTCGTGTTGACGGCCTCGAGGCCAAGGTGGGCGAGCTGGAGGCCACCCAGTTCTCCACCACCACCAAGCTCCAGGGCGACACGGTGTTCGTTCTCGGCGCCCCCGCCTTCGGTGGCAGCCAGGACGCTCCCTCCCAGGCCAGCGGTGCTGGCCGTAATGCCAATCGCTACGCGGCCACCAACCGCGAGAACTGGGGCGCCACCACGTTCAACTATGACGTGCGGCTGAACCTCAACACCAGCTTCACCGGTAAGGATCTGCTGTACACCCGTCTGCGGGCCGGCAACTTCGCGAACAGCGCCTTCAGCGGTCAGCCTTACAACCTGATGGCCCTGGATCGTGCTTACAGCACGAATGGTGAGAATGATGTTCTGGGCATCGATCGTCTCTACTACCGTTTCCCGATCGGTAGCTCGTTCACCGCTCTGATTGGCGCCAAGGCTCGTAATACCGAATTCCTGGCGATTCGCCCGTCATTCTATGACGCCGGTCTGCTGGACGTCTTTGCCCTCCATGGTGCTCCTGCGACCTATAACAAGGCCACCGGCGCAATGGGCGGCCTGATGTGGAAACAGAAGGTCAAGAAGGGTAATCCTTACTTCGCGATTTCCACCAGCTACGTCGCCCCCAACGGCGACAACGGCAATCCGAATGAGGGTGGCCTCTTCAATGATGCCAGCCGTGCCAGCTTCACCACCCAGATCGGTCTGGCTGCTCCCCAGTGGGCCCTCACCGCGGCGTGGCGTTACGGTCAGTGTGATGACAACATGACCCGTCGCGGCACCCAGTTCGCCCGTCAGCGGCTTGACTGTGCCTATGACGACGGCGGCTCCGCCTATTCCAACAACTTCGCGGTGACGGCAGCCTGGCAGCCCGTCACCACCGGTTGGATTCCCTCGATCAGCCTCGGCTGGGGCATCAGCTCGATCAATCAGGCCGATTTCGACGTCGACCAGGCTTACGGCAGCCCTAACAACATCACCCAGACCCAATCCTGGTCTGTTGGCCTTCAGTGGAAGGATGCCTTCGCGAAGGGTAATTCTCTCGGCATGGCAGTGGGGCAGCCCACCTTTGTCACCGCCCTCGAAAATAACGATGGCTTTGATGGTCCCAACGACGGCAACTATGCCTGGGAGTGGTGGTACCGGTTCCAGGTGACCGATAACATCAGCATCACCCCGGCTTTGTTCTACCTCAGCCGTCCCAACGGCCAGTACACCGCCAACGGCGAGACCAACAACGTCTTCGGCGGCCTGATCCAGACCCAGTTCAAGTTCTGA
- a CDS encoding DnaJ domain-containing protein, protein MPASRSRDVDAPLGGDPYAVLGLTPQATSAEIKAAYRALVKCHHPDAGGDEERIVALNAAWEVLRDEQSRRRYDAAQEASRRPPAAGDGLARPMQARRGAAADAQLLAWLQKVYAPIDRLLAQVINPFPQQLRELSADPYDDRLMEAFCTFLEESRARLEKVDQLYRSMAAPASAQGFSLSLYHCLSQVQDALIELERYTMGYVDSYLRDGREMLREAKRRRTLLQQERRRLEI, encoded by the coding sequence GTGCCCGCTTCCCGCTCCCGCGATGTTGATGCTCCGCTGGGGGGCGATCCCTACGCGGTGCTGGGTCTGACGCCACAGGCCACCAGCGCTGAGATCAAGGCCGCCTACCGGGCCCTGGTGAAGTGCCACCATCCCGATGCCGGTGGCGACGAGGAGCGGATCGTGGCCCTCAATGCCGCCTGGGAGGTGCTGCGCGATGAGCAGAGCCGACGCCGCTACGACGCCGCGCAGGAGGCATCGCGTCGGCCTCCCGCAGCCGGTGATGGCCTGGCGCGGCCGATGCAGGCCCGCAGGGGGGCTGCCGCGGACGCCCAGCTGCTCGCCTGGCTGCAGAAGGTCTACGCCCCGATCGACCGGCTGCTGGCTCAGGTGATCAACCCCTTCCCGCAGCAGCTGCGGGAGCTGTCGGCCGATCCCTACGACGACCGCCTGATGGAGGCCTTCTGCACCTTTCTGGAGGAGAGCCGCGCCCGGCTGGAGAAGGTCGATCAGCTCTACCGCTCCATGGCCGCACCGGCCAGTGCCCAGGGCTTCTCCCTGAGCCTCTACCACTGCCTCAGCCAGGTGCAGGATGCCCTGATCGAGCTTGAGCGCTACACGATGGGCTACGTGGACAGCTACCTGCGCGATGGCCGCGAGATGCTGCGGGAGGCCAAACGCCGCCGCACCCTGCTGCAGCAGGAGCGCCGCAGGCTCGAGATCTGA
- the ndhO gene encoding NAD(P)H-quinone oxidoreductase subunit O: MAETPATPAPTEAAASPKPSLKKGALVRLRKEAFEGSLEALASDPELPPYVLEGPGEILALKGDYAQLRWRRPVPDVWLRLDQLEAFPG, encoded by the coding sequence ATGGCCGAGACCCCCGCCACCCCGGCACCCACAGAAGCCGCCGCCAGCCCCAAGCCGTCACTGAAGAAAGGTGCGCTGGTGAGGCTCAGGAAGGAGGCGTTTGAGGGCAGTCTCGAAGCTCTGGCCAGTGACCCGGAGCTGCCGCCCTACGTGCTGGAAGGACCTGGCGAGATCCTGGCCCTGAAGGGCGACTACGCCCAGCTGCGCTGGCGTCGTCCCGTCCCCGACGTCTGGCTGCGCCTGGATCAGCTCGAGGCCTTCCCGGGCTGA
- a CDS encoding cupin domain-containing protein — MAVSSSASGSTPQATLISLTGVSLVKRQQRQRRPQPRIEPWVFRAERELAFSPDAPTGLVLLDRSQQLRLAGPGTTPSLLAGYVVVRARQQLRTRFRGGREFYFVIHGEGQTVCGDQSVSWQTGDAFYWPGGHELSHHASSDSRLYVLTDQPLADFLGLQSMQLVDQPLHYKAADIREAQDRDYRQTGKSGVVHFGLDDRIVYSSFVPCWKWLKPGEAQLSHRHAAVAVQLFVSGRNCYSVIDDQRVQWEDYTVAITPPGSLHCHGNEGDDVGVYLVAQDLPLYRYLRTYWHEEPETDVCLQDWRQPEAQ, encoded by the coding sequence ATGGCGGTCAGCTCCTCGGCATCGGGCTCCACTCCTCAGGCCACCTTGATCTCGCTGACCGGGGTCAGCCTCGTCAAGCGTCAGCAGCGGCAACGCCGGCCCCAGCCGAGGATCGAGCCCTGGGTGTTCCGGGCCGAGCGCGAACTTGCGTTCTCCCCGGATGCTCCCACGGGTCTGGTGCTGCTCGATCGATCCCAGCAGCTTCGGCTGGCTGGGCCTGGCACCACCCCATCGCTGCTGGCTGGCTACGTCGTGGTCCGTGCCAGGCAACAGCTCAGGACCCGCTTCAGGGGCGGTCGTGAGTTCTATTTCGTGATTCATGGTGAGGGGCAGACCGTCTGTGGCGATCAATCTGTTTCCTGGCAAACCGGAGATGCCTTCTACTGGCCTGGTGGTCATGAACTGTCCCACCACGCCTCCTCGGACAGCCGCCTGTATGTGTTGACCGATCAGCCATTGGCTGATTTCCTTGGTCTGCAGTCGATGCAGCTCGTTGATCAGCCGCTTCACTACAAAGCAGCTGATATCAGAGAAGCACAAGACAGGGATTATCGGCAGACTGGCAAGAGTGGCGTGGTTCACTTCGGCCTTGATGATCGCATTGTCTACAGTTCATTTGTGCCTTGTTGGAAGTGGCTCAAGCCCGGTGAGGCGCAGCTGAGTCATCGCCATGCGGCTGTCGCTGTGCAGTTGTTCGTGTCGGGGCGCAACTGTTATTCAGTGATTGATGATCAGCGGGTCCAATGGGAGGACTACACGGTGGCGATCACTCCGCCAGGCAGCCTTCATTGCCATGGCAACGAAGGTGATGATGTTGGCGTCTATCTCGTGGCCCAGGATCTCCCGCTTTATCGATATCTCCGAACCTACTGGCATGAAGAGCCTGAAACGGACGTCTGCCTGCAGGACTGGCGTCAACCCGAAGCTCAATGA
- a CDS encoding HlyD family secretion protein, translating into MTLPSLDRPPAAIAPKSDAPWFLPSRRRVNRFVRQHRISLSVCAGLVLIGCLPYTLRPGGKVELLPLAQQNIQVKVSGRVSRVMVDGGSRDVIQSGRVIATLDVPDLENQLQTTRKQIATQNAGIQVAQRQIKVSEEEVSVTLAELDTARVRARFSRKAYERYRDLYREGAVSMQQVEDYQKQAETDASNLLELQATVQQKQQQRQQSEEKIKVAQGEFQRLNEELKFATDELNRARVTMPFDGVIVDHRLKDKVGTYLEKGSTFATAEEANTDVLRARVQVSEVVADRLKAGRPVEVKLMAFPDDPIRGTVVAVEPSIHLLETEQNRSQDTGNMITVAQLNAGRLLGVIIKLPNQNGKLRPGMSGYAKIQGDTVPVAVAFSRALARFFNIEVWSWLP; encoded by the coding sequence ATGACGCTTCCCTCCCTGGATCGGCCACCAGCTGCCATCGCCCCGAAGTCGGATGCGCCATGGTTCCTACCCAGCCGCAGGCGTGTCAATCGTTTTGTGCGTCAGCACAGGATCAGCCTTTCTGTCTGTGCTGGATTGGTTTTGATTGGCTGCCTTCCGTATACCTTGCGGCCGGGCGGAAAAGTTGAGCTTCTGCCTCTCGCTCAACAGAATATTCAGGTCAAGGTGAGTGGCAGGGTCAGTCGTGTCATGGTGGATGGTGGCAGCCGCGATGTCATTCAATCCGGCCGGGTGATCGCCACTCTGGATGTGCCCGATCTGGAAAATCAGCTGCAAACCACACGCAAGCAGATCGCAACCCAGAATGCCGGTATCCAGGTTGCTCAACGCCAGATCAAAGTGTCTGAAGAAGAGGTCTCGGTCACCCTGGCCGAGCTGGATACGGCCCGCGTGCGCGCACGCTTCAGCCGCAAAGCCTATGAGCGCTATCGGGATCTTTACCGTGAGGGCGCAGTTTCGATGCAGCAGGTTGAGGATTATCAGAAGCAGGCTGAAACAGATGCCTCCAATCTTCTTGAATTGCAGGCCACGGTGCAGCAGAAGCAGCAGCAGCGCCAGCAGTCTGAGGAGAAGATCAAGGTGGCTCAGGGCGAGTTTCAGCGCTTGAATGAAGAGCTGAAGTTCGCGACGGACGAGCTGAATCGTGCTCGTGTCACCATGCCATTTGATGGTGTGATTGTTGATCATCGTCTCAAGGATAAGGTGGGAACTTATCTTGAGAAGGGAAGTACATTTGCTACGGCTGAAGAGGCCAATACCGATGTCCTTAGGGCGCGGGTTCAGGTTTCAGAGGTCGTCGCTGATCGGCTCAAGGCTGGCCGTCCTGTCGAAGTCAAGCTGATGGCCTTCCCGGATGATCCCATCCGAGGCACAGTGGTCGCCGTCGAGCCCAGCATTCATCTGCTGGAAACCGAGCAGAATCGCTCGCAGGACACAGGCAACATGATCACCGTTGCCCAGCTCAATGCCGGGCGGCTGCTTGGCGTGATCATCAAGCTTCCCAATCAGAATGGGAAACTGCGGCCGGGCATGAGTGGCTACGCGAAAATCCAAGGTGACACGGTGCCTGTTGCCGTCGCGTTTAGCCGCGCATTGGCCCGATTCTTCAACATTGAGGTGTGGTCGTGGCTGCCGTAG
- a CDS encoding type I polyketide synthase → MDIAVVGMSALFAKADGLKKYWQNICNGVDGVTAASPEWLRDSFDPTSSENDRLCTDKGGFLHDLARFNPVRYGIMPRAIDGGGPDQYLAIELVSQALADAGYGSASPGLRPFDGERTALILGYGSYMNRGFANLLQHGLVVDQTMDLLQQLAPQLDQATLESVKQGLKASLPPFTAEMCPGLVPNNVTGRVANRLDLMGPNYVVDAACASSLISVHLGIEELRQGRCDLAIVGGVNASTPAPISLIFNQLGALTRKDIRPFDEAASGTLLGEGLGILVLKRLADAEADGDRIYAAIKGVGSASDGKALSSVAPRLEGEALAMRRAYADTGIDPRTIGLVEAHGTSIPLGDRTEIASLRSVFGDRSQAPHCALGSVKSMVAHCTTAAGAAGLIKTILALYYKVLPPTICQRVNPDLQIEATPFYINNRTRPWIHGNPAHPRRAAVNAFGFGGINAHAILEEYRPASGDPDVQLYSCWPTELVLLTAPTAAGLHQRIQALLAHLEAASDQGCSPDLADVAYTSARDVTGSCRLAIVTHDTDDLRDKLTTAAQKLEKPLQKFKTRSGIFYGEGSSPAGKSVFLFPGEGAQYPDMLADLCIYFPQIRRWFDLLDQALGSPDRPAPSSAIFPPPTSTTEAEQQAASARLHGMEVGPAAVFVASMALHELIRSFGLKADAMVGHSSGENSALTASGMVTYEQQSHLIEKMGDFDRIIRQAEAGGLVRVGVLLAVGGIDLDAIHEAIAPYGDDVVIAMDNCSHQAIVFGPPQPMEVLADLFREKGGICMELPFNRAYHTPHFAEVAQALRQFYDSFPFQVPTTPVYSCASCERFPDEPSKMRDLAAHQWMAPVLFRDLIQKLHADGFRQFIETGPSSNLTAFVTDILRGHKDSLSVASNNRNKSGLEQLQLMLGQLFVSGVELDVTPLFSRRQLQHLTFEAAPTVTDLPPLLSTALPVATLPADLIAMLHSRLSTTHVGAPQAGSASGAQLVADGLLDPAQWPLLGRVVARSADRLACERRFSLSEDPFLEDHVFGGPLSAHQTELKPLPVIPLTFSLEMMAEAASALAGPGLEVVSLHNLRGYRWLALDRGDLCLRVEAQQAGKVGEFVTIQARIFQIDAGREPILVFEGDVRLSAGVPVAPIASTFQLSEPLLPALVDEDLYRTCMFHGPRLQGVRHLRQWSLDGIEADLLVLPVSQFFRATSQPRFILDPGLLDAAGQLVGYWISEQWGPADSYCFPFQISDLHCYAPPLPAGTQVLCRCWLSFTSEHQIQAHFELLDSSGSLLVRIQNWTDICYQVPRNNFYPCRLQPSTEYLSVPYLQAETGTFCRLVAPFPDHFLDKSWGIWCRMLAHLMLSQPERDAWYLLPEGGPRRSEWLLGRIAAKDAIRQWALQLHGVALAPVDIQICASPEGQPYAVCPLLDGYMLPSLSISHSQGHALAVVAPSGQPIGVDLERRSAAPDFDLLADAYSDAERSLLYQLEPESRSLAMLGIWCAKEAASKAHGTGLQGDPYSWELQHYTTDFSQCWLSHAGQSFEVRIWYTEDDVLAVCLL, encoded by the coding sequence ATGGATATCGCTGTTGTCGGCATGTCGGCACTGTTCGCCAAGGCTGATGGCCTCAAGAAGTATTGGCAGAACATCTGCAATGGCGTCGATGGAGTGACGGCGGCCAGTCCTGAATGGCTGCGCGACTCCTTCGATCCAACGTCCAGTGAGAATGATCGCCTCTGCACCGATAAAGGCGGCTTTCTGCACGATCTGGCGCGCTTCAATCCAGTCAGATACGGGATCATGCCGCGTGCCATCGATGGTGGTGGCCCCGATCAGTACCTGGCCATCGAACTGGTCTCCCAGGCCCTGGCAGATGCCGGATATGGCTCAGCGTCCCCGGGGCTGCGACCCTTTGATGGCGAGAGGACCGCGCTCATCCTCGGCTACGGCAGCTACATGAACAGGGGGTTCGCCAATCTTCTCCAGCACGGTCTTGTGGTGGATCAGACCATGGATCTGCTGCAGCAGCTCGCTCCTCAGCTGGATCAGGCCACACTGGAGAGCGTGAAGCAGGGACTCAAGGCCAGTCTGCCCCCGTTCACTGCCGAGATGTGCCCTGGACTGGTCCCCAACAACGTGACAGGGCGCGTGGCCAATCGGCTCGATCTGATGGGGCCCAACTATGTGGTGGATGCGGCCTGTGCGTCTTCTCTGATCTCCGTTCATCTCGGAATCGAGGAGTTGCGGCAAGGCCGCTGCGATCTTGCGATCGTCGGCGGCGTGAACGCATCAACGCCAGCTCCGATCTCGTTGATCTTCAACCAGTTGGGTGCTCTGACACGCAAGGACATTCGCCCTTTCGATGAAGCGGCGAGCGGTACGTTGCTTGGAGAGGGGCTTGGCATTCTGGTGTTGAAGCGTCTCGCTGATGCCGAGGCGGATGGTGATCGCATCTATGCCGCGATCAAGGGGGTCGGATCGGCGAGCGATGGCAAAGCCCTCAGCAGTGTGGCGCCGCGTCTGGAAGGGGAAGCTCTGGCCATGCGCAGGGCCTATGCCGACACGGGAATCGACCCGCGGACGATCGGTCTCGTCGAAGCGCACGGCACCAGCATCCCTCTCGGCGATCGAACGGAGATCGCCTCGCTGCGCTCGGTGTTCGGAGATCGTTCGCAGGCCCCGCACTGCGCCCTTGGTTCGGTGAAATCGATGGTGGCGCACTGTACCACTGCGGCTGGGGCAGCTGGATTGATCAAGACGATTCTGGCTCTATATTATAAGGTTCTGCCGCCAACAATCTGTCAGCGTGTCAACCCAGATCTTCAGATCGAGGCGACACCTTTCTACATCAACAACCGAACCCGTCCGTGGATTCATGGCAATCCTGCCCATCCTCGGCGAGCTGCGGTCAATGCATTTGGATTCGGTGGCATCAATGCCCACGCGATTCTTGAGGAGTATCGGCCTGCCTCAGGTGATCCAGACGTGCAGCTGTACAGCTGCTGGCCGACTGAACTGGTTCTGCTGACGGCACCGACTGCAGCTGGATTGCACCAGCGCATTCAGGCCTTGCTCGCTCATCTGGAAGCGGCCTCTGATCAGGGCTGTAGTCCTGATCTCGCCGATGTTGCCTACACATCGGCCCGGGATGTCACCGGCTCATGCCGCCTCGCGATCGTGACTCACGATACCGATGACCTGAGGGATAAGCTGACCACAGCGGCTCAGAAGCTCGAGAAGCCGTTGCAGAAGTTCAAGACCAGGAGCGGCATCTTTTACGGTGAAGGGTCCAGTCCAGCAGGGAAAAGTGTGTTCCTTTTCCCTGGTGAGGGAGCGCAGTATCCAGATATGCTGGCTGATCTCTGTATCTATTTCCCGCAGATCAGGCGCTGGTTTGATCTGCTCGATCAGGCCCTGGGATCCCCCGATCGTCCCGCTCCGAGCAGTGCCATCTTTCCGCCTCCCACCAGCACCACGGAGGCTGAGCAGCAGGCGGCCAGTGCTCGTCTCCATGGCATGGAGGTCGGCCCTGCGGCCGTTTTCGTGGCCAGCATGGCCCTGCATGAGCTGATCCGGTCGTTCGGCCTCAAGGCTGACGCCATGGTCGGCCATAGCAGCGGCGAAAACTCCGCGCTCACCGCCTCAGGCATGGTGACCTATGAGCAGCAATCTCATCTGATCGAGAAGATGGGTGATTTCGATCGCATCATCCGTCAGGCGGAGGCGGGGGGCCTGGTGCGTGTCGGCGTTCTGCTCGCGGTGGGTGGGATTGATCTTGACGCCATCCACGAGGCGATAGCTCCTTACGGAGATGATGTGGTGATTGCCATGGACAACTGCAGTCATCAGGCCATTGTGTTCGGGCCGCCTCAGCCGATGGAGGTGCTTGCAGATCTCTTCAGGGAGAAAGGCGGCATCTGCATGGAGCTCCCATTCAACAGGGCTTACCATACGCCCCATTTTGCTGAGGTTGCCCAGGCCCTTCGTCAGTTCTACGACAGCTTCCCGTTCCAGGTCCCCACAACACCGGTCTATAGCTGTGCCTCCTGTGAGCGATTCCCAGATGAGCCGTCGAAGATGCGTGATCTGGCTGCTCATCAGTGGATGGCTCCTGTTCTGTTTCGTGACCTGATTCAGAAACTCCATGCGGACGGTTTCAGACAGTTCATTGAAACCGGACCCAGTTCCAATCTCACTGCATTTGTCACCGATATCCTGCGCGGCCACAAGGACAGCCTTTCCGTTGCCAGTAATAACCGCAACAAGTCTGGTCTTGAACAGCTCCAGCTCATGCTCGGCCAGCTGTTCGTCAGCGGTGTCGAGCTGGATGTGACTCCCCTGTTCAGCCGCCGTCAGCTTCAGCATCTGACATTCGAGGCCGCGCCCACTGTCACGGATCTTCCACCGTTGCTGTCGACCGCGTTGCCTGTGGCGACTCTGCCTGCCGACCTCATTGCGATGCTCCACAGCCGACTGTCGACCACGCATGTGGGGGCACCCCAGGCGGGATCAGCGAGCGGGGCTCAGCTGGTTGCGGATGGCCTCCTGGATCCGGCCCAATGGCCCCTGCTTGGCCGGGTCGTGGCCCGCTCTGCCGATCGACTCGCCTGTGAGCGACGCTTCAGCCTCAGTGAGGATCCATTTCTCGAGGATCATGTCTTTGGTGGTCCACTCTCCGCTCATCAGACGGAGCTCAAGCCACTGCCGGTCATCCCGCTCACCTTCAGCCTGGAAATGATGGCGGAGGCTGCCAGTGCCCTGGCTGGGCCAGGCCTTGAGGTGGTGAGCCTTCATAACCTGCGTGGCTATCGCTGGCTTGCACTCGATCGCGGCGATCTCTGTCTACGTGTCGAGGCCCAGCAGGCAGGCAAGGTTGGCGAATTCGTCACCATTCAGGCGCGTATCTTCCAGATCGATGCCGGTCGCGAGCCGATCCTGGTCTTTGAAGGTGATGTGCGCCTCTCTGCAGGTGTGCCGGTTGCTCCCATCGCTTCCACGTTCCAACTCAGCGAACCTCTGTTGCCAGCTCTTGTGGACGAGGATCTCTATCGCACCTGCATGTTCCATGGTCCACGCCTTCAGGGCGTCCGGCATCTGCGCCAGTGGTCTCTGGATGGAATCGAAGCGGATCTGCTCGTGTTGCCTGTTTCTCAGTTCTTCCGAGCAACCAGCCAACCCCGATTCATCCTTGATCCCGGTCTGCTCGACGCCGCCGGTCAACTGGTGGGCTACTGGATCTCGGAGCAGTGGGGCCCCGCAGATTCCTACTGCTTCCCATTCCAGATCTCAGATCTGCATTGCTACGCTCCGCCACTTCCTGCCGGAACGCAGGTTCTCTGTCGTTGCTGGCTGAGCTTCACCAGCGAACACCAGATCCAGGCTCATTTCGAGTTGCTCGACTCCAGCGGTTCGCTGCTGGTTCGTATCCAGAACTGGACCGATATCTGTTATCAGGTCCCACGCAACAACTTCTATCCCTGCCGCCTCCAGCCGAGCACTGAATATCTTTCAGTCCCTTATCTGCAGGCTGAGACGGGCACCTTCTGCAGGCTGGTCGCACCTTTCCCTGATCATTTTCTGGACAAATCATGGGGTATCTGGTGCCGAATGCTGGCTCATCTCATGTTGTCCCAGCCCGAGCGTGATGCGTGGTACCTGCTCCCTGAGGGCGGCCCCCGTCGCAGCGAGTGGTTGCTTGGTCGGATTGCGGCCAAGGATGCAATCCGCCAGTGGGCGTTGCAGCTGCATGGTGTCGCTCTGGCCCCTGTCGATATTCAGATCTGCGCTTCCCCGGAAGGACAGCCCTATGCTGTTTGCCCCCTGTTGGATGGATATATGCTGCCCTCGCTCTCGATCAGTCACAGCCAGGGTCATGCTCTTGCTGTCGTTGCACCTTCCGGCCAACCAATCGGTGTCGATCTTGAGCGACGTTCAGCCGCACCTGATTTTGATCTGCTGGCTGATGCCTATAGTGACGCAGAACGGTCATTGCTGTACCAGCTTGAGCCAGAATCCCGGTCTCTTGCCATGCTCGGAATCTGGTGTGCCAAGGAGGCTGCATCCAAGGCCCATGGCACTGGGCTGCAGGGCGATCCCTACAGCTGGGAACTGCAGCACTACACCACTGATTTCAGTCAATGTTGGTTGAGCCATGCGGGTCAGTCGTTCGAGGTACGCATCTGGTACACAGAGGATGACGTTCTGGCTGTCTGTCTGCTCTGA
- a CDS encoding 1-acyl-sn-glycerol-3-phosphate acyltransferase, translated as MASPLTKMRSRSMGRMVAEEDRKPSYVRRKPLKPDPFQLDKAQLKALKQKIDLSKAAPGFLDYAFDFHALKVTGIEKLPKTGKPIIFVCNHTGTPLIANACAVPETVLLLSHVLHHYRRKTVRPLMGLEYYQDELAFVRHRQIFEPLGCVPLTLENGIQLLDMDEDVLMYPEGEDSVPPYQTRPFFWGFAKMAWIAEALIVPVAVLGPHESRLRIDVNRGPIVFVTPINNPNKVSYHIAFLPAFDVRHYVPKLADVDKLSAFCQRVRRAIQVTLDGEALNRPMVETARQLQVRHGMSTGRVDRSQIDGSSPSSVASGDPATDPDG; from the coding sequence ATGGCGTCACCTCTGACTAAGATGAGATCACGATCAATGGGGCGAATGGTAGCGGAAGAGGATCGAAAACCCAGTTATGTGCGTCGAAAGCCTCTCAAGCCAGATCCCTTTCAACTTGACAAGGCGCAACTCAAAGCCCTCAAACAGAAAATCGACCTCTCGAAGGCGGCACCTGGTTTTCTTGACTATGCCTTTGATTTTCACGCACTCAAAGTAACGGGCATCGAGAAGTTACCAAAGACCGGCAAGCCAATCATCTTTGTCTGCAATCACACAGGAACACCGCTGATCGCCAACGCTTGCGCGGTTCCGGAGACTGTGCTGCTGCTGAGCCACGTCTTGCATCACTATCGACGCAAGACAGTCAGACCATTGATGGGGCTGGAATACTATCAGGATGAACTGGCATTTGTGCGTCACCGGCAGATTTTTGAGCCGCTCGGGTGTGTTCCTCTGACGCTTGAAAATGGCATCCAGCTGCTTGACATGGATGAGGATGTCTTGATGTATCCAGAGGGAGAAGACTCGGTGCCTCCCTATCAGACACGCCCCTTCTTCTGGGGATTCGCAAAGATGGCATGGATCGCCGAAGCCCTGATTGTGCCGGTTGCCGTGCTGGGGCCACACGAAAGCAGGTTGCGGATCGATGTCAATCGAGGGCCGATCGTGTTTGTCACCCCAATCAACAATCCGAACAAGGTCTCGTATCACATAGCCTTCCTGCCCGCCTTTGATGTCCGGCACTATGTGCCGAAGCTCGCTGATGTGGACAAGCTATCGGCCTTCTGCCAACGGGTCCGAAGAGCCATTCAAGTGACATTGGATGGTGAGGCACTCAACCGGCCGATGGTGGAAACGGCGCGGCAACTCCAGGTTCGACACGGGATGTCCACAGGACGGGTCGATCGAAGCCAGATCGACGGAAGCTCTCCCTCCTCGGTGGCAAGCGGTGACCCCGCCACAGATCCAGACGGCTGA